One window of Pelobates fuscus isolate aPelFus1 chromosome 9, aPelFus1.pri, whole genome shotgun sequence genomic DNA carries:
- the LOC134573734 gene encoding vomeronasal type-2 receptor 26-like has protein sequence MENNITAQQAGDLPPRSVCSDNCVAGFWKVPQRGQPVCCFDCVLCPDGTISNQTNSVNCFNCPEDQWPNSKRTMCIPKVIEFLSYEEPLGLVLASFSVVFSLVSLMVLFVFIMFRETAMVKANNRNLSYLLLLSMTACFFCCLAFIGTPVKLTCTVRQALFGLTFSVCISCILAKTIIVVIAFKATKPGSNLRIWVGYQTAALVVFSSTSVQVIIIMVWLVMFPPFLESNTQLMVGKILLECNEGSLEMFYCTLGYLGFLSLVSFVVAFLARNLPDSFNEAKHITFSMLIFLTVWASFIPAYLSTKGKYVVAVEVFAILLSTLGLLGCIFCPKCYIILLRPSMNTREHLMSSKAT, from the exons ATGGAAAATAATATAACTGCTCAACAAGCAGGGGATTTA CCTCCTCGCTCAGTCTGCAGTGACAACTGCGTGGCTGGGTTTTGGAAAGTGCCCCAGAGAGGTCAGCCCGTTTGCTGCTTTGACTGTGTCCTGTGCCCTGACGGGACAATTTCCAACCAAACAA ATTCTGTCAATTGCTTTAATTGTCCAGAGGATCAATGGCCGAATAGCAAGAGGACCATGTGTATCCCTAAAGTCATCGAATTCCTTTCCTACGAGGAGCCGCTGGGGCTGGTCTTGGCCTCGTTCTCTGTTGTCTTCTCCCTCGTTTCGCTGATGGTCCTGTTCGTCTTTATCATGTTTCGGGAAACTGCAATGGTTAAAGCAAATAACCGTAATCTCAGCTATCTTCTCCTGCTCTCCATGACTGCCTGCTTCTTCTGTTGCCTGGCATTCATCGGCACCCCAGTCAAGCTGACCTGTACTGTCAGACAAGCCCTCTTTGGGCTTACCTTCTCTGTATGTATCTCCTGCATCTTGGCCAAGACCATCATTGTTGTCATAGCCTTTAAAGCCACTAAACCGGGGAGTAATTTGAGGATATGGGTTGGTTACCAAACAGCAGCACTTGTGGTCTTCAGTTCCACCTCTGTCCAGGTGATTATTATCATGGTGTGGCTGGTCATGTTCCCCCCATTTCTGGAATCCAACACACAACTGATGGTGGGTAAGATCCTCTTGGAATGTAACGAAGGATCCCTCGAGATGTTTTACTGCACTTTGGGCTACCTGGGTTTCCTGTCCCTGGTCAGTTTTGTTGTGGCTTTTCTAGCCAGAAACTTGCCGGACAGTTTTAACGAGGCCAAACACATCACATTCAGCATGCTGATCTTCCTCACTGTGTGGGCATCCTTCATCCCAGCCTATCTCAGCACCAAAGGGAAATATGTGGTAGCCGTTGAGGTTTTTGCCATATTACTGTCAACTTTGGGACTTCTGGGTTGCATATTTTGCCCAAAATGTTATATAATCCTTTTGCGGCCATCAATGAATACCAGAGAGCATTTGATGTCATCAAAGGCAACATAA
- the LOC134573736 gene encoding extracellular calcium-sensing receptor-like, which yields MPLRETTLLYLFTCPDYSQPICTYHSQARLLLFIKLIFVMWPLAVRGSSGPQCLLSSSSLTDYGEKGNITLDFIGPVNTMLSKPAIPFTAQPGPPPCDLFRLDLYKSSLALLFATEEVSENASLLPNITLGFRIWDSCFSEIPALRATFQAISGDGNYIPNYKCVSEAPAVAVIGDPVSGPAVAMGRLLSLWAVPQVSYSATSSSLSNKLEFPSFLRTIVSVDGQAAALIEICKKFGWNWIGILISSSDYGTVGGSILKTEAIRNSICIAFFEPVSYQQAGNQMQKIIEMVRRSTARVIILYCSAPEVYVVLVEVLRKNLTGKVWLGTESWFTSPVLLQPEFRHLLNNTIGIAKSRKILPSFTRFLQSLNPFKYPRMLSIRQFWEILFNCKWSAANISVIAQVPVCKGSEKIVTNDITEYNDPTSQSVYMAYNALYAITHALNNLLSCKPNQGPFSGKSCADKNNFQPWQLLHYLKRVQFVNTAGELIAFDANGNIYGYLEIMNWQLDGNNIGRYVKVGTFDKYLALNESLIRWAGGHVTLLSAVDSQNPDRADLSHHYGKMVKKSKS from the exons ATGCCCCTGCGggaaaca ACTCTCCTCTATTTATTTACTTGTCCTGACTACTCTCAGCCAATCTGCACCTATCACTCTCAGGCACGTCTTCTGCTATTTATCAAG CTGATTTTTGTGATGTGGCCCCTGGCTGTTAGGGGCTCCTCAGGGCCACAATGTCTCCTGTCCTCCTCTTCTCTTACAGACTATGGAGAGAAGGGAAATATCACTTTGGATTTTATTGGTCCCGTCAACACTATGTTATCTAAACCGGCGATTCCATTTACAGCCCAGCCAGGACCACCACCCTGCGACCT ATTTCGGTTGGATCTCTATAAATCCAGCCTGGCGTTGCTATTCGCCACAGAAGAAGTGAGTGAAAATGCCAGTTTGTTGCCAAACATCACGCTGGGGTTTCGGATTTGGGATTCTTGTTTCTCCGAGATTCCAGCCCTTCGAGCGACATTTCAGGCGATATCTGGCGATGGGAACTACATCCCAAATTACAAGTGTGTCTCCGAGGCACCAGCTGTGGCGGTTATTGGGGATCCCGTGTCAGGACCAGCCGTGGCAATGGGCAGACTGCTCAGTCTGTGGGCTGTGCCCCAA GTCAGTTATTCTGCAACATCGTCATCTCTGAGCAATAAGCTGGAATTCCCGTCTTTTCTACGGACCATTGTGAGTGTTGATGGCCAGGCAGCTGCCCTGATTGAGATATGTAAAAAGTTTGGGTGGAACTGGATCGGGATTCTGATATCCTCATCAGACTATGGCACGGTAGGGGGATCAATACTTAAGACAGAAGCTATCAGGAACAGTATTTGTATTGCCTTCTTCGAACCAGTCAGCTACCAACAAGCCGGCAACCAGATGCAAAAGATTATAGAAATGGTACGAAGGTCGACAGCCAGAGTGATCATCCTCTATTGCTCTGCTCCCGAGGTATATGTAGTATTAGTCGAAGTTCTTCGGAAAAACCTCACTGGAAAGGTTTGGCTAGGAACAGAATCTTGGTTCACCTCTCCAGTGCTTCTCCAACCAGAATTTCGGCACCTTCTCAATAATACCATTGGAATTGCTAAGAGCCGTAAAATATTACCAAGTTTCACCAGGTTCCTTCAATCCTTAAATCCTTTCAAATACCCCAGGATGCTCTCTATAAGGCAGTTCTGGGAGATATTATTTAACTGTAAGTGGAGTGCAGCCAATATTAGCGTTATTGCCCAGGTTCCAGTTTGTAAGGGATCAGAGAAGATCGTTACAAATGATATCACAGAATACAACGATCCAACATCCCAATCTGTGTACATGGCGTACAACGCTCTCTATGCGATAACCCACGCTTTAAACAATTTATTGTCCTGCAAACCCAACCAAGGTCCATTCAGTGGCAAGTCATGTGCTGATAAGAATAACTTCCAACCTTGGCAG CTTCTGCACTATTTGAAGAGAGTGCAGTTTGTTAATACGGCCGGTGAATTGATCGCGTTTGACGCCAATGGGAATATTTACGGATACCTCGAAATCATGAACTGGCAGTTGGACGGAAATAATATTGGCCGTTATGTGAAAGTGGGAACCTTCGATAAATATCTGGCCCTCAATGAGTCACTTATCCGGTGGGCAGGTGGACACGTTACT CTCCTTTCTGCTGTTGATTCCCAAAACCCAGATAGAGCTGACCTGAGTCATCATTACGGAAAGATGGTTAAGAAATCCAAGTCCTAA